One window of the Anomaloglossus baeobatrachus isolate aAnoBae1 chromosome 12, aAnoBae1.hap1, whole genome shotgun sequence genome contains the following:
- the LOC142258026 gene encoding uncharacterized protein LOC142258026 isoform X2: MSQLMQAIDSILKTFEKYSQYPCPGQSLQPTEMEQLIQEELSDAIKNTGDPEIITLVMKAVDRNRDGKISFKEYITLVCVVAKAYYKHLLKERSSQQCLIPQASQQSSSQFPTQVQAANQLANIYIPAIQHFAAAAIQDQQLGLLPQVPAQVSTQQTVVQVPVPGQVVATQAPVQVPTQGQQFVTVQASTQGLVQGQQIVPVQVPVQVPVVQPASVQQVPVVQLAPVQQVPVVQPASVQQVPVVQPAPVQQVPVVQPAPVQQVPIVQPAPVQLVPVVQPAPVQQVPVVQPAPDHQGPVLPPAPVHQVPVVQPASVQLVPVVQPAPAQQVPLVQPAPVHQVPVVQPAPVQQVPIVQPAPVQLVPVVQPAPVQQVPVVQPAPVQQVPVVQPAPLQLVPVVQPAPVHQVPVVQPAPLQQVPLVQPAPAQQVPTVQPAPVQQVPVVQPAPVQVVPVVQPAPVQQVPVVQPAPVQQVPVVQPTSVQLVPVVQPVPAQQVPLVQPAPVHQVPVVQPAPVQQVPIVQPAPVQLVPVVQPAPVQQVPVVQPAPLQLVPVVQPAPVHQVPVVQPAPLQQVPLVQPAPAQQVPTVQPAPVQQVPVVQPAPVQQAPVVQPAPVQVVPVVQPAPVQQVPVVQPIPVQQVPVVQPTPVQQVPVVQPAPAQQVPVVQPAPVQQVPVVQPAPAQQVPVQHPAPVQQVPVQQPAPVQQVPLLSTKTCSWLALQSASPVTSQSTVQVPTITQTTQVPVTPPQGQLVSVQIGVQHPAQVVHTQLPVPGQQVLPAQTAAHQLVVQPVVPQLNPQVVVLQPAVVPQALSQQQVVPQVVPQAVAPQVVPQVVPQAVPQQVAPQVIAQAVPQQVIPQVVSQAIPQHVVPQVVPQVVPQHVVPQVVPQAVPQHVVPQVVPQTVPQQVVPQVVPQAVSQHVVPQVVIQTVPQHVVPQLVPQAVPQHAVPQVVPQAVPQHVVPQVVPQTLLQQVAPQVVPQAVPQHVVPQVVPQAVPQHVVPQVALQTVPQQVATQVIPQAVPQHVVPQVVPQVVPQHVVPQVVPQAVPQHVVPQVNPQVVPQNVVSHVVPQTVPQQVLPQVVPQAVPQHVVPQVVPQAVPQHVVPQVVPQTVPQQVATQVVPQAVPQHVVPQVGPQVVPQHVVPQVVPQAVPQHVVSQVVSQAVPQHVVPQVVPQAVPQHVVPHVVPQVVPQHVVSQHVVSQVIPQTVPQQVLPQVVPQAVSQHVVPQVVPQTLPQQVAPQVVPQTVPQLVVPQVVPQTLPQQVAPQVVPQAVPQHVVPQVVPQAVPQHVVPQVVPQTLPQQVAPQLVPQAVPQHVVPQVVPQAVPQHVVPQVVPQAVPQHVVPQIVPQIVSQHVVPQVVPQTVPQQVATQVVPQAVPQHVVPQVVSQAVPQHVVPQVVPQAVPQHVVPQVVPQTVPQQVATQVVPQAVPQHVVPQVISQAVPQHVVPQVVPQVVPQHVVPQLVPQAVPQHVVPQVVSQAVPQHVVPQVAPQEVPQHVVPQVVPQTVPQQVATQVVPQAVPQHVVPQVVSQAVPQHVVPQVVPQAVPQHVVPQLVPQAVPQHVVPQVVPQAVPQHVVPQVVSQAVPQHVVPQVAPQAVPQHVVPQVVPQTVPQHVVPQVAPQAVPQHVVPQVVPQTVHQQVLPQVVPQAVSQHVVPQVVPQTLPQQVAPQVVHQAVPQLVVPQVVPQAVSQHVVPQVVPQAVPQHVVPLVVPQAVPQHVVPQVVPQAVPQHVIPQVVPQAVSQHVVPQVVPQTVPQQVATQVVPQAVPQHVVPQVVPQVVPQHVVPQVVPQAVSQHVVPQVVPQTVPQQVATQVVPQAVPQHVVPQVVPQAVPQHVVPQIVPQAVPQHVVPHVVPQAVPQHVVPQVAPQAVPQHVVPQVVPQTVPQHVVSQVVPQTVHQQVLPQVVPQAVSQHVVPQVVPQTLPQQVAPQVVHQAVPQLVVPQVVPQAVPQHVVPQVVPQAVPQHVVPLVVPQAVPQHVVPQVVPQAVSQHVIPQVVPQAVSQHVVSQVVPQTVPQQVATQVVPQAVPQHVVPQVVPQVVPQHVVPQVVPQAVSQHVVPQVVPQTVPQQVATQVVPQAVPQHVVPQVVPQAVPQHVVPQVVPQAVPQHVVPHVVPQVVPQHVVPQVVPQAVSQHVVPHVVPQTVPQQVAPQVVPQAVPQHVVPQVVPQVVPQHVVPQVVPQVVPQHVVPQVVPQAVSQHVVPQVVPQTVPQQVAPQVVPQAVPQHVVPQVVPQVVPQHVVPQVVPQAASQQVVPQVVPQSVPQQVVPQVVPQAVPQQVVPQVVPQSVPQQVVPQQTFQAQITTQQANEMSFYPFICNAGYKFWYPYTFYYC; encoded by the exons ATGTCCCAACTAATGCAAGCAATCGACAGTATTTTGAAGACCTTCGAAAAATATTCCCAGTACCCATGTCCCGGCCAAAGTTTACAACCAACAGAAATGGAGCAGCTCATACAGGAGGAGCTGTCTGATGCCATCAAA AACACCGGAGATCCAGAAATCATTACCTTGGTCATGAAAGCCGTGGACAGGAATCGTGATGGCAAAATAAGCTTCAAAGAATATATCACTTTGGTGTGTGTCGTTGCCAAGGCTTATTACAAGCATCTGCTAAAGGAACGAAGCTCCCAGCAATGTCTTATACCGCAAGCAAGCCAGCAATCCAGCAGCCAATTCCCTACTCAAGTGCAGGCAGCAAATCAGCTGGCAAACATATATATCCCTGCCATTCAACATTTCGCCGCAGCAGCTATTCAAGACCAACAGCTTGGACTTCTACCACAAGTTCCAGCCCAAGTGTCAACCCAGCAGACAGTAGTCCAAGTGCCAGTTCCTGGACAAGTAGTTGCTACGCAAGCACCAGTCCAAGTGCCAACTCAAGGACAACAATTTGTTACTGTGCAAGCATCAACCCAAGGTCTAGTTCAGGGACAACAAATAGTCCCTGTGCAGGTACCAGTCCAAGTACCTGTTGTACAACCAGCATCAGTCCAGCAAGTACCAGTTGTACAACTAGCTCCAGTCCAGCAAGTACCTGTTGTACAACCAGCATCAGTCCAGCAAGTACCAGTTGTACAACCAGCTCCAGTCCAGCAAGTACCAGTTGTACAACCAGCACCAGTCCAGCAAGTACCAATTGTACAACCAGCCCCAGTCCAGCTTGTACCAGTTGTACAACCAGCTCCAGTCCAGCAAGTACCTGTTGTACAACCAGCACCAGACCACCAAGGCCCAGTTTTACCACCTGCCCCTGTCCACCAAGTACCAGTTGTACAACCAGCCTCAGTCCAGCTTGTACCAGTTGTACAACCAGCTCCAGCCCAGCAAGTACCACTAGTACAACCAGCTCCAGTCCATCAAGTACCAGTTGTACAACCAGCACCAGTCCAGCAAGTTCCAATTGTGCAACCAGCCCCAGTCCAGCTTGTACCAGTTGTACAACCAGCTCCAGTTCAGCAAGTACCAGTTGTACAACCAGCTCCAGTCCAGCAAGTACCAGTTGTACAACCAGCCCCACTCCAACTTGTACCAGTTGTACAACCAGCTCCAGTCCATCAAGTACCAGTTGTACAACCAGCTCCTTTGCAGCAAGTACCACTAGTACAACCAGCTCCAGCCCAGCAAGTTCCAACTGTACAACCAGCTCCAGTCCAGCAAGTACCAGTTGTACAGCCAGCCCCAGTCCAGGTCGTACCAGTTGTACAACCAGCTCCAGTCCAGCAAGTACCAGTTGTACAACCAGCTCCAGTCCAGCAAGTACCAGTTGTACAACCAACCTCAGTCCAGCTTGTACCAGTTGTACAACCAGTTCCAGCCCAGCAAGTACCACTAGTACAACCAGCTCCAGTCCATCAAGTACCAGTTGTACAACCAGCACCAGTCCAGCAAGTTCCAATTGTACAACCAGCCCCAGTCCAGCTTGTACCAGTTGTACAACCAGCTCCAGTCCAGCAAGTACCAGTTGTACAACCAGCCCCACTCCAACTTGTACCAGTTGTACAACCAGCTCCAGTCCATCAAGTACCAGTTGTACAACCAGCTCCTTTGCAGCAAGTACCACTAGTACAACCAGCTCCAGCCCAGCAAGTTCCAACTGTACAACCAGCTCCAGTCCAGCAAGTACCAGTTGTACAGCCAGCTCCAGTCCAGCAAGCACCAGTTGTACAACCAGCCCCAGTCCAGGTCGTACCAGTTGTACAACCAGCTCCAGTCCAGCAAGTACCAGTTGTACAACCAATCCCAGTCCAGCAAGTGCCAGTTGTACAACCAACCCCAGTCCAGCAAGTGCCAGTTGTACAACCAGCTCCAGCCCAGCAAGTTCCAGTTGTACAACCAGCTCCAGTCCAGCAAGTACCAGTTGTTCAACCAGCTCCAGCCCAGCAAGTTCCAGTCCAACATCCAGCTCCAGTCCAGCAAGTACCAGTCCAACAACCAGCTCCAGTCCAGCAAGTACCACTTCTGTCAACTAAAACATGCTCATGGCTTGCCTTACAATCTGCATCTCCAGTTACAAGTCAATCAACAGTTCAGGTTCCAACCATAACCCAAACAACTCAAGTGCCAGTTACACCGCCTCAGGGTCAATTAGTGTCAGTTCAAATAGGTGTTCAACATCCAGCTCAGGTTGTACATACTCAACTACCAGTCCCTGGGCAGCAAGTACTGCCAGCTCAAACAGCAGCTCATCAGCTGGTTGTCCAACCGGTGGTGCCTCAGTTAAATCCTCAGGTTGTTGTCCTTCAACCAGCAGTAGTTCCTCAGGCTCTATCTCAACAACAAGTGGTACCTCAGGTAGTTCCCCAGGCTGTTGCTCCACAAGTTGTACCTCAGGTAGTTCCCCAGGCTGTACCTCAACAAGTGGCACCCCAGGTAATAGCTCAGGCTGTACCTCAACAAGTGATACCTCAGGTAGTTTCCCAAGCTATACCTCAACATGTAGTTCCTCAGGTAGTTCCCCAGGTAGTGCCTCAACATGTGGTACCTCAGGTAGTTCCCCAGGCTGTGCCTCAACATGTTGTACCTCAGGTAGTTCCACAGACAGTGCCCCAACAAGTTGTACCTCAGGTAGTTCCCCAGGCAGTATCTCAACATGTGGTACCTCAGGTAGTTATTCAGACAGTGCCTCAACATGTGGTACCTCAGTTAGTTCCCCAGGCAGTGCCTCAACATGCAGTACCTCAGGTAGTTCCCCAGGCAGTGCCTCAACATGTGGTACCTCAGGTGGTTCCCCAGACCTTGCTTCAACAAGTAGCACCTCAGGTAGTTCCCCAGGCAGTGCCTCAACATGTGGTACCTCAGGTGGTTCCCCAGGCAGTGCCTCAACATGTGGTACCTCAGGTGGCTCTCCAGACAGTTCCCCAACAAGTAGCAACTCAGGTAATTCCCCAAGCAGTGCCTCAACATGTGGTACCTCAGGTAGTTCCCCAGGTAGTGCCTCAACATGTGGTACCTCAGGTAGTTCCCCAAGCAGTGCCTCAGCATGTGGTACCTCAGGTAAATCCCCAGGTAGTGCCTCAGAATGTGGTATCTCACGTAGTTCCCCAGACAGTGCCCCAACAAGTTTTACCTCAGGTGGTTCCCCAGGCAGTGCCTCAACATGTGGTACCTCAGGTGGTTCCCCAGGCAGTGCCTCAACATGTGGTACCTCAGGTGGTTCCCCAGACAGTTCCCCAACAAGTAGCAACTCAGGTAGTTCCCCAGGCAGTGCCTCAACATGTGGTACCTCAGGTAGGTCCCCAGGTAGTGCCTCAACATGTGGTACCTCAGGTAGTTCCCCAAGCAGTGCCTCAACATGTGGTATCTCAGGTGGTATCCCAGGCAGTGCCTCAACATGTCGTACCTCAGGTAGTTCCCCAGGCAGTGCCTCAACATGTGGTACCTCATGTAGTTCCCCAGGTAGTGCCTCAGCATGTGGTATCTCAGCATGTGGTATCTCAGGTAATTCCCCAGACAGTGCCCCAACAAGTTTTACCTCAGGTAGTTCCCCAAGCAGTGTCTCAACATGTGGTACCTCAGGTGGTTCCCCAGACATTGCCTCAACAAGTGGCACCTCAGGTAGTTCCCCAGACAGTGCCTCAACTTGTTGTACCTCAGGTGGTTCCCCAGACCTTGCCTCAACAAGTGGCACCTCAGGTCGTTCCCCAGGCAGTGCCTCAACATGTGGTACCTCAGGTCGTTCCCCAGGCAGTGCCTCAACATGTGGTACCTCAGGTAGTTCCCCAGACCTTGCCTCAACAAGTGGCACCTCAGTTAGTTCCCCAGGCAGTGCCTCAACATGTGGTACCTCAGGTAGTTCCCCAGGCAGTGCCTCAACATGTGGTACCTCAGGTGGTTCCCCAGGCAGTGCCTCAACATGTGGTACCTCAGATAGTTCCCCAGATAGTGTCTCAACATGTGGTACCTCAGGTAGTTCCCCAGACAGTTCCCCAACAAGTAGCAACTCAGGTAGTTCCCCAGGCAGTGCCTCAACATGTGGTACCTCAGGTAGTTTCCCAGGCAGTGCCTCAACATGTGGTACCTCAGGTGGTACCCCAGGCAGTGCCTCAACATGTGGTACCTCAGGTGGTTCCCCAGACAGTTCCCCAACAAGTAGCAACTCAGGTAGTTCCCCAGGCAGTGCCTCAACATGTGGTACCTCAGGTAATTTCCCAGGCAGTGCCTCAACATGTGGTACCTCAGGTGGTACCCCAGGTAGTGCCTCAACATGTGGTACCTCAGTTGGTTCCCCAGGCAGTGCCTCAACATGTGGTACCTCAGGTAGTTTCCCAGGCAGTGCCTCAACATGTGGTACCTCAGGTAGCTCCCCAAGAAGTGCCTCAACATGTGGTACCTCAGGTGGTTCCCCAGACAGTTCCCCAGCAAGTAGCAACTCAGGTAGTTCCCCAGGCAGTGCCTCAACATGTGGTACCTCAGGTAGTTTCCCAGGCAGTGCCTCAACATGTGGTACCTCAGGTGGTACCCCAGGCAGTGCCTCAACATGTGGTACCTCAGTTGGTTCCCCAGGCAGTGCCTCAACATGTGGTACCTCAGGTAGTTCCCCAGGCAGTGCCTCAACATGTGGTACCTCAGGTAGTTTCCCAGGCAGTGCCTCAACATGTGGTACCTCAGGTAGCTCCCCAAGCAGTGCCTCAACATGTCGTACCTCAGGTAGTTCCCCAGACAGTGCCTCAACATGTGGTACCTCAGGTAGCTCCCCAAGCAGTGCCTCAACATGTCGTACCTCAGGTAGTTCCCCAGACAGTGCACCAACAAGTTTTACCTCAGGTAGTTCCCCAAGCAGTGTCTCAACATGTGGTACCTCAGGTGGTTCCCCAGACATTGCCTCAACAAGTGGCACCTCAGGTAGTTCACCAGGCAGTGCCTCAGCTTGTTGTACCTCAGGTGGTTCCCCAGGCAGTGTCTCAACATGTGGTACCTCAGGTAGTTCCCCAAGCAGTACCTCAACATGTGGTACCTCTGGTGGTGCCCCAAGCAGTGCCTCAACATGTGGTACCTCAGGTGGTTCCCCAGGCAGTGCCTCAACATGTGATACCTCAGGTAGTTCCACAGGCAGTATCTCAACATGTGGTACCTCAGGTGGTTCCCCAGACAGTTCCCCAACAAGTAGCAACTCAGGTAGTTCCCCAGGCAGTGCCTCAACATGTGGTACCTCAGGTAGTTCCCCAGGTAGTGCCTCAACATGTGGTACCTCAGGTAGTTCCACAGGCAGTATCTCAACATGTGGTACCTCAGGTGGTTCCCCAGACAGTTCCCCAACAAGTAGCAACTCAGGTAGTTCCCCAGGCAGTGCCTCAACATGTGGTACCTCAGGTAGTTCCCCAGGCAGTGCCTCAACATGTGGTACCTCAGATAGTTCCCCAGGCAGTGCCTCAACATGTGGTGCCTCATGTAGTTCCCCAGGCAGTGCCTCAACATGTGGTACCTCAGGTAGCTCCCCAAGCAGTGCCTCAACATGTGGTACCTCAGGTAGTTCCCCAGACAGTGCCTCAACATGTGGTATCTCAGGTAGTTCCCCAGACAGTGCACCAACAAGTTTTACCTCAGGTAGTTCCCCAAGCAGTGTCTCAACATGTGGTACCTCAGGTGGTTCCCCAGACATTGCCTCAACAAGTGGCACCTCAGGTAGTTCACCAGGCAGTGCCTCAACTTGTTGTACCTCAGGTGGTTCCCCAGGCAGTGCCTCAACATGTGGTACCTCAGGTAGTTCCCCAAGCAGTACCTCAACATGTGGTACCTCTGGTGGTGCCCCAAGCAGTGCCTCAACATGTGGTACCTCAGGTGGTTCCCCAGGCAGTATCTCAACATGTGATACCTCAGGTAGTTCCACAGGCAGTATCTCAACATGTGGTATCTCAGGTGGTTCCCCAGACAGTTCCCCAACAAGTAGCAACTCAGGTAGTTCCCCAGGCAGTGCCTCAACATGTGGTACCTCAGGTAGTTCCCCAGGTAGTGCCTCAACATGTGGTACCTCAGGTAGTTCCACAGGCAGTATCTCAACATGTGGTACCTCAGGTGGTTCCCCAGACAGTTCCCCAACAAGTAGCAACTCAGGTAGTTCCCCAAGCAGTGCCTCAACATGTGGTACCTCAGGTAGTTCCCCAGGCAGTGCCTCAACATGTGGTACCTCAGGTAGTTCCCCAGGCAGTGCCTCAACATGTGGTGCCTCATGTAGTTCCCCAGGTAGTGCCTCAACATGTGGTACCTCAGGTAGTTCCACAGGCAGTATCTCAACATGTGGTACCTCATGTGGTTCCCCAGACAGTTCCTCAACAAGTAGCACCTCAGGTAGTTCCCCAGGCAGTGCCTCAACATGTGGTACCTCAGGTAGTTCCCCAGGTAGTGCCTCAACATGTAGTGCCTCAGGTAGTTCCCCAGGTAGTGCCACAACATGTGGTACCTCAGGTAGTTCCACAGGCAGTATCTCAACATGTGGTACCTCAGGTGGTTCCCCAGACAGTTCCTCAACAAGTAGCACCTCAGGTAGTTCCCCAGGCAGTGCCTCAACATGTGGTGCCTCAGGTAGTTCCCCAGGTAGTGCCTCAACATGTGGTACCTCAGGTAGTTCCACAGGCAGCATCTCAACAAGTGGTACCTCAGGTAGTTCCCCAATCTGTGCCTCAACAAGTGGTACCTCAGGTAGTTCCCCAGGCTGTGCCTCAACAAGTGGTCCCTCAGGTAGTTCCCCAATCTGTGCCTCAACAAGTGGTACCTCAGCAAACTTTCCAGGCCCAGATCACCACACAACAAGCAAATGAAATGTCATTTTACCCATTTATATGTAATGCAGGGTACAAATTTTGGTATCCCTATACATTCTATTATTGCTAA